The following are encoded together in the Streptomyces sp. NBC_01465 genome:
- a CDS encoding NADPH:quinone oxidoreductase family protein — translation MQAWRVHRNGEPGEVMSLEEIDRPVPGEGQLLLKVRAANINFPDALLCRGQYQVRPPLPFTPGVEICGETEDGRRVIANPALPHGGFAEYVTVDANTVLPAPDALDDAEAAALHIGYQTGWFGLHRRAHLQAGETLLVHAAAGGVGSAAVQLGKAAGATVIGVVGGADKARVARELGCDLVIDRHTEDIVAAVKEATGGRGADVVYDPVGGDAYAKSVKCIAFEGRVIIVGFASGSIPTPALNHALVKNYSIVGLHWGLYNQKDPASILACHEELTRLAAEGAIKPLVSERVPMKDAADAVQRVADGTTTGRVVVIPEGETR, via the coding sequence ATGCAGGCATGGCGAGTGCACCGGAACGGCGAGCCGGGCGAGGTGATGAGCCTCGAAGAAATCGACCGGCCCGTGCCCGGTGAAGGGCAGCTCCTGCTGAAGGTCCGCGCCGCGAACATCAACTTCCCCGACGCGCTGCTCTGCCGCGGCCAGTACCAGGTCCGGCCCCCGCTGCCCTTCACCCCCGGCGTCGAGATCTGCGGCGAGACCGAGGACGGGCGGCGCGTCATCGCCAACCCCGCCCTCCCGCACGGCGGATTCGCCGAGTACGTCACCGTGGACGCGAACACCGTGCTGCCCGCACCCGACGCACTGGACGACGCCGAGGCGGCCGCACTGCACATCGGCTACCAGACGGGCTGGTTCGGACTGCACCGCAGGGCCCACCTCCAGGCGGGCGAGACCCTCCTCGTCCATGCGGCCGCCGGCGGAGTCGGCAGCGCCGCCGTGCAGCTCGGCAAGGCGGCCGGTGCCACCGTCATCGGAGTGGTCGGAGGAGCGGACAAGGCGCGCGTGGCCCGCGAACTGGGCTGCGACCTGGTCATCGACCGGCACACCGAGGACATCGTCGCCGCGGTGAAGGAAGCCACCGGCGGGCGCGGCGCCGACGTCGTCTACGACCCGGTCGGCGGCGACGCGTACGCGAAGTCCGTGAAGTGCATCGCCTTCGAGGGACGCGTGATCATCGTGGGCTTCGCGAGCGGGAGCATCCCGACGCCCGCCCTCAACCACGCCCTCGTCAAGAACTACTCGATCGTCGGACTCCACTGGGGCCTCTACAACCAGAAGGACCCGGCGTCGATCCTCGCCTGCCACGAGGAGCTCACCCGGCTCGCCGCAGAGGGCGCGATCAAGCCGCTCGTCAGCGAGCGCGTACCGATGAAGGACGCGGCCGACGCCGTCCAGCGTGTCGCCGACGGCACGACCACCGGACGTGTGGTCGTCATCCCGGAAGGAGAGACCCGATGA
- a CDS encoding acyl-CoA dehydrogenase family protein: protein MTLTDAAELRRRTQELMTAHPVASTAPADFLKARFDAGLAWVHYPVGLGGLDAPRSLQSVVDAELAAAGAPDNDPRKIGIGLGMAAPTVLGYGTDEQKQRFLRPLWVGEEVWCQLFSEPGAGSDLAALATRAVRDGDDWVINGQKVWTSSAHLARWAILIARTDPDVPKHRGITYFICDMTDPGVEVRPLRQITGEAEFNEVFLTDVRIPDAHRLGAVGDGWKVAQTTLNNERVAIGGARIPREGGMIGPVSQTWRERPELRTHDLHQRLLTLWVEAEVARLTGERLRQQLVAGQPGPEGAGMKLAFARLNQQISGLEVELLGEEGLLYSDWTMRRPELVDFTGRDAGYRYLRSKGNSIEGGTSEVLLNIVAERVLGLPTEPRNDKDVAWKDLAR from the coding sequence ATGACGCTCACGGACGCCGCCGAACTGCGCCGCCGCACCCAGGAGTTGATGACCGCGCACCCGGTCGCCAGCACCGCGCCCGCGGACTTCCTCAAGGCCCGCTTCGACGCCGGACTCGCCTGGGTCCACTACCCGGTCGGCCTCGGCGGACTCGACGCACCGCGCTCCTTGCAGTCCGTCGTCGACGCCGAACTCGCGGCCGCGGGAGCCCCCGACAACGACCCGCGCAAGATCGGCATCGGCCTGGGCATGGCCGCCCCGACCGTCCTCGGCTACGGCACCGACGAGCAGAAGCAGCGCTTCCTGCGCCCCCTCTGGGTCGGCGAAGAAGTCTGGTGCCAGCTCTTCAGCGAGCCGGGCGCGGGCTCCGACCTCGCGGCCCTCGCCACCCGCGCCGTCAGGGACGGCGACGACTGGGTCATCAACGGTCAGAAGGTCTGGACATCCAGCGCCCACCTGGCCCGCTGGGCGATCCTCATCGCCCGTACGGATCCGGACGTGCCCAAGCACCGCGGCATCACGTACTTCATCTGCGACATGACCGACCCGGGCGTCGAGGTCAGGCCGCTGCGCCAGATCACCGGCGAGGCGGAGTTCAACGAGGTCTTCCTCACGGACGTACGCATCCCCGACGCCCATCGCCTCGGCGCGGTCGGCGACGGCTGGAAGGTCGCGCAGACCACCCTCAACAACGAGCGCGTCGCCATCGGCGGTGCCCGTATCCCGCGCGAGGGCGGGATGATCGGGCCCGTGTCGCAGACCTGGCGCGAACGTCCCGAACTGCGCACCCACGACCTGCACCAGCGCCTCCTGACGCTCTGGGTCGAGGCCGAGGTCGCACGGCTCACCGGCGAGCGGCTGCGCCAGCAGCTCGTCGCGGGGCAGCCCGGCCCCGAGGGCGCCGGTATGAAGCTCGCCTTCGCCCGCCTCAACCAGCAGATCAGCGGTCTGGAGGTCGAACTGCTCGGCGAGGAAGGGCTGTTGTACAGCGACTGGACCATGCGCCGGCCCGAGCTCGTCGACTTCACCGGCCGCGACGCGGGCTACCGCTATCTGCGCTCCAAGGGCAATTCGATCGAAGGCGGTACCAGCGAGGTGCTGCTGAACATCGTTGCCGAGCGTGTCCTCGGACTCCCCACCGAGCCGCGCAACGACAAGGACGTCGCCTGGAAGGACCTGGCTCGATGA
- a CDS encoding acyl-CoA dehydrogenase family protein encodes MTDLLYSETEDDLRSAVRSLLADRGDTPGLLARVESDTPYDPQLWKSLATEMGLAGLLVPEELGGQGATHREAAVVLEELGRSVAPVPYLTSSVVATETLLALAGASGDAAELVGDLAAGRTVAVLAVPLSAAPGAPVPLTGLTGRVTGVADAAAAQVLLVPTAEGLYAVETSAPGVTVEALTALDLTRPLSAVTLDGATGTLLAGAPASEAAVRRGLLAGAGLLASEQLGLAEWCLEETVRHTRERHQFNRPVGGFQALKHRMAQLWLEVVSARAAARNAADALATRSPETALAVAVAQAYCGKVAVHAAEECVQLHGGIGMTWEHPAHLYLKRAKSDEIALGSAGGHRDTVAELVGLPAPAQSKSPRG; translated from the coding sequence ATGACAGATCTGCTCTACTCCGAGACCGAGGACGACCTCCGCTCGGCGGTACGGTCCCTGCTCGCCGACCGCGGCGACACGCCGGGCCTCCTTGCGCGCGTCGAGTCCGACACGCCGTACGACCCGCAGCTCTGGAAGTCCCTCGCCACCGAGATGGGCCTGGCCGGACTGCTCGTACCGGAGGAGCTCGGCGGCCAGGGCGCCACCCACCGGGAGGCGGCCGTGGTGCTGGAGGAGCTCGGGCGCAGCGTCGCCCCCGTTCCGTATCTCACCAGTTCGGTCGTCGCCACGGAGACGCTTCTCGCGCTGGCCGGGGCGAGCGGCGACGCGGCCGAACTCGTCGGGGACCTCGCCGCCGGCCGTACGGTCGCCGTCCTCGCGGTACCGCTGTCCGCGGCCCCCGGCGCGCCGGTCCCGCTGACCGGGCTCACCGGGCGGGTCACCGGCGTCGCCGACGCCGCGGCCGCCCAGGTCCTGCTCGTACCGACCGCCGAGGGTCTGTACGCGGTCGAGACGTCGGCCCCCGGTGTCACCGTCGAAGCGCTCACCGCTCTCGATCTGACCCGCCCCCTCTCCGCCGTCACCCTCGACGGCGCCACGGGCACACTCCTCGCGGGCGCGCCGGCCTCGGAGGCCGCGGTGCGCCGAGGGCTCCTCGCCGGAGCCGGACTGCTCGCCTCCGAGCAGCTCGGCCTCGCCGAATGGTGTCTGGAGGAGACCGTCCGGCACACGCGCGAGCGGCACCAGTTCAACCGCCCGGTCGGCGGATTCCAGGCGCTGAAGCACCGTATGGCGCAGCTCTGGCTGGAGGTCGTCTCGGCCCGGGCCGCCGCCCGCAACGCCGCCGACGCCCTCGCGACGAGAAGCCCCGAGACCGCCCTGGCGGTAGCCGTGGCGCAGGCGTACTGCGGCAAGGTCGCCGTCCACGCGGCCGAGGAGTGCGTTCAGCTGCACGGCGGGATCGGCATGACCTGGGAGCACCCCGCGCATCTGTACCTCAAGCGCGCCAAGTCCGACGAGATCGCGCTGGGTTCGGCCGGAGGCCACCGCGACACGGTGGCGGAACTGGTCGGTCTGCCGGCTCCCGCTCAGTCCAAGAGCCCGCGCGGATAG
- a CDS encoding ricin-type beta-trefoil lectin domain protein: protein MRRARAVALVVIVALAACLGLAGPAAATGQTPGTYTNYSFPSGTSTLDDVTFGVTVQSDPGRANVFWSHQFGFSNGVGGYIGMQRWRDGGGMFLFSLWDSTGGTAGSSGTYCQTFDETGSGYTCRLNQRFTAGHQYRYRIAPDTTAGWYKATITDVTAGTSFVLGSLNVGSGAKVNTGGMVNWVEYFDWNNNAATCADEPYSKAVFDLPTGTKTGGGTATASVSSTSVSSSCPNGAKVTTQSGGSIQEDGIGNSSSGSVTGIAAKCADAPATTDGTQLVLWTCNGGNNQNWVRASDGTLRAEFKCATVSGSTVQLSTCTGAAAQQWQISGEALVNPATGKCLDVTGGGSADGTALGIYTCTGNANQRWVTPS from the coding sequence ATGCGCAGAGCGAGAGCGGTCGCCCTTGTGGTGATCGTTGCGTTGGCGGCCTGTCTCGGGCTGGCCGGACCGGCTGCGGCCACCGGCCAGACCCCCGGCACCTACACCAACTACTCCTTCCCGTCGGGGACTTCGACCCTGGACGACGTCACCTTCGGCGTGACCGTCCAGTCCGACCCCGGCCGGGCCAACGTCTTCTGGTCGCACCAGTTCGGCTTCTCCAACGGTGTCGGCGGCTACATCGGCATGCAGCGGTGGCGCGACGGGGGCGGGATGTTCCTGTTCTCGCTCTGGGACTCCACCGGTGGCACCGCGGGCAGCAGCGGTACGTACTGCCAGACCTTCGACGAGACCGGCAGCGGATACACCTGCCGCCTCAACCAGCGGTTCACCGCGGGCCATCAGTACCGCTACCGCATCGCGCCCGACACCACGGCCGGCTGGTACAAGGCCACCATCACCGACGTCACCGCAGGGACGTCCTTCGTCCTCGGCTCCCTGAACGTGGGCTCCGGCGCGAAGGTCAACACGGGCGGGATGGTCAACTGGGTCGAGTACTTCGACTGGAACAACAACGCGGCGACCTGCGCCGACGAACCGTACTCCAAAGCGGTCTTCGACCTGCCGACCGGCACGAAGACGGGCGGCGGCACGGCGACCGCCTCCGTCAGCTCCACCTCCGTGAGCAGCAGCTGCCCCAACGGCGCGAAGGTCACGACGCAGAGCGGCGGCAGCATCCAGGAGGACGGCATCGGCAACTCCTCCTCGGGCTCGGTCACCGGCATCGCCGCCAAGTGCGCGGACGCGCCCGCCACCACCGACGGAACCCAGCTCGTGCTGTGGACCTGCAACGGCGGCAACAACCAGAACTGGGTGCGCGCTTCGGACGGAACCCTGCGCGCCGAGTTCAAGTGCGCGACCGTCAGCGGCTCGACCGTGCAGCTCTCCACCTGCACGGGCGCGGCGGCCCAGCAGTGGCAGATCAGCGGCGAGGCCCTGGTCAACCCGGCCACCGGCAAGTGCCTCGACGTGACCGGCGGCGGCAGCGCGGACGGCACCGCGCTGGGCATCTACACCTGTACGGGCAATGCCAACCAGCGCTGGGTCACCCCGTCCTGA